The following are from one region of the Quercus robur chromosome 1, dhQueRobu3.1, whole genome shotgun sequence genome:
- the LOC126691349 gene encoding thioredoxin F-type, chloroplastic-like isoform X2: MALNLSLSAPPIRSPQQPLLHYSAKHTIVVSSDGLSYPKSTVSRRRSRRVVTRVRSSLDIVGPTVKVGQVTEVDKDTFWPLVKAADDKTVVLDMYTQWCGPCKVMAPKFQELSQKYLDVVFLKLDCNQENKPLAKELGIKVVPTFKILKDSKVVKEVTGAKFDDLVLAIDAVRSS, encoded by the exons ATGGCTCtgaacctctctctctcagctCCACCCATTCGGTCCCCGCAACAACCTCTTCTCCACTACTCCGCGAAGCACACGATCGTGGTTTCCTCCGACGGACTCTCATACCCAAAGAGCACCGTGAGTAGGAGGAGGAGCAGAAGAGTGGTGACGAGAGTGAGGTCGAGCTTGGACATTGTGGGACCCACAGTCAAAGTGGGACAAGTTACCGAGGTCGACAAGGACACCTTCTGGCCCCTCGTTAAGGCCGCCGACGACAAGACCGTCGTCCTCGATATGTACACCCAATG GTGTGGTCCATGCAAGGTGATGGCTCCAAAGTTTCAGGAACTGTCTCAGAAGTATCTTGACGTTGTATTTCTAAAGCTTGATTGCAACCAAGAAAATAAG CCATTGGCAAAGGAGCTTGGGATAAAAGTTGTTCCTACTTTCAAGATTCTCAAGGACAGCAAGGTTGTAAAAGAAGTCACAGGGGCCAAATTTGATGATCTAGTCCTTGCAATCGATGCTGTTAGATCTAGCTAG
- the LOC126691349 gene encoding thioredoxin F-type, chloroplastic-like isoform X1 yields MALNLSLSAPPIRSPQQPLLHYSAKHTIVVSSDGLSYPKSTVSRRRSRRVVTRVRSSLDIVGPTVKVGQVTEVDKDTFWPLVKAADDKTVVLDMYTQWCGPCKVMAPKFQELSQKYLDVVFLKLDCNQENKQPLAKELGIKVVPTFKILKDSKVVKEVTGAKFDDLVLAIDAVRSS; encoded by the exons ATGGCTCtgaacctctctctctcagctCCACCCATTCGGTCCCCGCAACAACCTCTTCTCCACTACTCCGCGAAGCACACGATCGTGGTTTCCTCCGACGGACTCTCATACCCAAAGAGCACCGTGAGTAGGAGGAGGAGCAGAAGAGTGGTGACGAGAGTGAGGTCGAGCTTGGACATTGTGGGACCCACAGTCAAAGTGGGACAAGTTACCGAGGTCGACAAGGACACCTTCTGGCCCCTCGTTAAGGCCGCCGACGACAAGACCGTCGTCCTCGATATGTACACCCAATG GTGTGGTCCATGCAAGGTGATGGCTCCAAAGTTTCAGGAACTGTCTCAGAAGTATCTTGACGTTGTATTTCTAAAGCTTGATTGCAACCAAGAAAATAAG CAGCCATTGGCAAAGGAGCTTGGGATAAAAGTTGTTCCTACTTTCAAGATTCTCAAGGACAGCAAGGTTGTAAAAGAAGTCACAGGGGCCAAATTTGATGATCTAGTCCTTGCAATCGATGCTGTTAGATCTAGCTAG